A section of the Ciona intestinalis chromosome 4, KH, whole genome shotgun sequence genome encodes:
- the LOC100184957 gene encoding hydroxyacid oxidase 1-like, which translates to MSAPVSVKDYENSAREKLPKSVWDYYSSGANNEQTLSDNCNAFSRYRLRPHVLNDVSKVNLGSSVLGTPIDFPVCIASTAMNKMAHPTGEIAVVKAAESMKIGYMQSTWATTSVEDITAAAPGAIRWLQLYIYKNREVTKQLVQRAERLGYQGIFLTVDTPILGKRYKDVKNNFSLPSHLSLENFKALDLKELHTVDGENGSGLAQMVAALIDPSLQWSDIAWLKTITSMPIVLKGIITGEMAKRAVKENVAGILVSNHGARQLDGVPATIDALREIVQAVDGKCEVYLDGGVRNGTDVIKAIAFGAKAVFIGRPVLWGLAHNGQEGVRHVLKMLREEFKTALQLMGCTSIEELQSGVNMVVPQSYFNSSL; encoded by the exons ATGAGTGCTCCCGTATCTGTAAAAGATTATGAAAATAGTGCACGAGAAAAACTTCCAAAATCTGTGTGGGATTATTACAGCAGTGGAGCTAATAACGAACAAACATTGTCTGACAACTGCAACGCATTTAGCAG ATATCGTCTGAGACCCCATGTTCTTAATGATGTATCAAAAGTGAACCTTGGGTCATCCGTTCTGGGTACCCCAATTGATTTTCCTGTATGCATTGCATCTACTGCAATGAACAAGATGGCGCATCCAACTGGTGAAATTGCTGTTGTGAAAG CTGCAGAATCTATGAAAATAGGTTACATGCAAAGTACTTGGGCTACCACCAGTGTGGAAGATATAACAGCTGCTGCTCCTGGAGCTATTAGATGGCTACAACTCTACATATACAAA aaCAGGgaagttacaaaacaattagTTCAGCGCGCTGAAAGACTTGGCTACCAAGGAATATTTCTTACAGTGGACACACCTATATTGGGAAAACGATACAAAGACgtgaaaaacaattttagcTTACCGTCACATTTAAG tttggAAAACTTTAAAGCCTTAGACCTGAAGGAGTTACATACCGTGGATGGGGAAAATGGTTCAGGGTTGGCACAGATGGTAGCAGCACTGATAGACCCATCTTTACAATGGTCAGATATTGCTTGGCTTAAAACAATCACAAGCATGCCTATTGTGTTAAAAGGAATTATAACAG gtgAGATGGCTAAAAGGGCAGTGAAGGAAAATGTTGCTGGTATATTGGTGTCTAACCATGGAGCAAGGCAGTTAGATGGTGTGCCTGCAACA ATTGACGCACTACGTGAGATAGTTCAAGCTGTGGACGGGAAATGCGAAGTCTATTTAGACGGTGGCGTGCGAAATGGAACTGACGTTATTAAAGCAATTGCGTTCGGCGCCAAAGCTGTATTTATTGGTCGTCCTGTGCTGTGGGGCTTAGCACACAAT GGTCAAGAGGGGGTGAGACATGTTCTAAAAATGTTACGAGAAGAATTTAAAACTGCACTTCAACTTATGG GATGTACTTCCATAGAAGAGTTGCAGTCTGGTGTTAACATGGTCGTTCCGCAATCCTATTTCAACTCAAGcctttaa